From the Methanosarcinales archaeon genome, the window GGCCAGGGAAGACGTCGGCCAGGTCCCCGATGAGCTTATTGGGGGAGGCAGGTTTGCCATTATCGAATATAATTGGAATGTCCGGGCTTACATCAGCCACGTGTTCTGCGATCTTATACACGGTCGGGTCGTCGATAGAAAATTGCTGTGCCTTAGGGTGCAGTTTTATCCCGACAAGGCCCAGCTCTATACAGCGTTTTGCCTCCTGGATGGCAACATCCACATCTGCAGCATCCATCCTGGCTATGATATCCTCTGCATTCTGGCTCATCCCATCACCTTTATCAGGCCCGCCTAAATGATTATGAGCATCAATCACAAGAGTCATATTTAATCCTCATAATGCTGAATATATCTGCACAGCTTTTTTGTTATCTTCCTGTGCTTCAAGTATGGTATTTGTGATACGGTCTATTAATTCCATAGCACCTCTGTACCCTACCATGAGCAGTCTTTGTGCACCCACCCTGTCATGAATGGGCAGGCCCACGCGTACCAGCGGGATACTTTCTGCTTTTGAAATGTATTTTCCATTAGAATCCCCTATAAGTATATCAGGACCGGTATCCCGTACCGCATCATTGAAGGTATCGAAATCCACACCATCCAGTATTGTAGTGTCCCAATCTGATCCGGCGTCCTTTAATCTGGCTTTTATATCTTCCCTGAAACCCTGGGATCTACTTCCGGAAACCACCAGTACAGGATGCATACCTGATTCCAGCAACAACGAGACCAGACCAGCTACCTTGTCAGGATCTCCATATACTGCCAAGCGGACGCCGTAGAGATATTTATGCACGTCCACCATGGTATCCAGCAGCCGGCCCCGCTCATTCAGGTATTTTTCAGGAATCTGGCACTCTGATATCCGGGATAAGGTCTCAAAGAATGTGTCTGTATTCTCAAGACCTATAGGCAGCGGCACATGTAGTCCTGGTACACCATGGATTTCAGACAGGTATTCGACAGCCGGGTTATGGTTGATCAATCCCATTCCTATAGAGGCATTGCTGTTCTTCATATCTGCAATATCAGTTATCGAGGTGCCCCCATGAGCAATTTTGGGCAGGTCACCCCGCATGGGTGCATCAAAGGTATCAGATATGTCGGGCAGGAGGATGTATGGTCCCGAAATATCTGATGTAATCTGTTTGATCTCGCGAATATCTGCAGGAGAAAGATTTTCTGTAGGAATAATATTGACCTTTCCATTGGGTGTTTTTTCGGCTCCCTGGGGAGTAATGTGCCTGACTATCGCATCAACCGCTTTAATGTACCCGCTTACATGGCTTTCATTAAAGCTGGGTGTGGATACCGGAATAATCAGGATGTCACTGTCCCCGATACCTGCTTCCTCTTTGAATTCTTTTATTATATTAGGAACGTCATCCCCTATGGTCTCGGCCATACAGGTGGTTGCAACGCCGATCACACTGGGATGGTACCTGTCAATTACGTTGTGCAGTCCCTTCTTCAGGTTCTCACTGCCCCCGTACACTGCCCCCCTCTCGCTCAGTGAACTGGAGGCAATATCCACAGGCTCCCGGAAATGATGGGCCAGGTGCAGCCTCATGTATGTACTGCATCCCTGGGAACCGTGCATAAGGACCATGGAATTCTCCACACCCTTGAATGCAAGTACGCTGCCCATTGGCTGGCACATCACGCACGGATTTACTGTGACAAAATTCCGGTCAGTCATACCGGCACCTCCAGCTCACAGGAACAATGCACAGGTTCTATCACCATAGTATCAGGGGTACTATCATCCTCTTTCACTTTTTGTCTTACAGCTTTCCAAACAGGACTGTTTATGGACGCATCGATCTCCCTGGCAAAGTTGACAAACCCGTCATACCCCTCGAACTCAACTGTCCTGTCATGGTTGAAATCGCAGAAGGCTACGCCCAGCTTGTAGGCAATGAACCGCTCCTTGACTCCAGCCACCATCAGGTCTGCTTCCTTTTTCACCAGCAACTCTGCCAGCTCCAGAGGATTTGCATCGTCCACGATCACGGTCCCGTCCTTGACCGAATAGCTGATCTGCTCATAATCGGCGCGCTTACCCGTCTGGGTGCCGATGATCACCACTTCCATACCCAGCTCCCTGAATCCTTTGATCAGGGTCAGAGCCTTGGCAGCACCACCCATATAGATGGCAGCCTTCTTACCGCTAAGTCGTTCACGGATTCGAGAGATCTC encodes:
- a CDS encoding nitrogenase associated protein N codes for the protein MTDRNFVTVNPCVMCQPMGSVLAFKGVENSMVLMHGSQGCSTYMRLHLAHHFREPVDIASSSLSERGAVYGGSENLKKGLHNVIDRYHPSVIGVATTCMAETIGDDVPNIIKEFKEEAGIGDSDILIIPVSTPSFNESHVSGYIKAVDAIVRHITPQGAEKTPNGKVNIIPTENLSPADIREIKQITSDISGPYILLPDISDTFDAPMRGDLPKIAHGGTSITDIADMKNSNASIGMGLINHNPAVEYLSEIHGVPGLHVPLPIGLENTDTFFETLSRISECQIPEKYLNERGRLLDTMVDVHKYLYGVRLAVYGDPDKVAGLVSLLLESGMHPVLVVSGSRSQGFREDIKARLKDAGSDWDTTILDGVDFDTFNDAVRDTGPDILIGDSNGKYISKAESIPLVRVGLPIHDRVGAQRLLMVGYRGAMELIDRITNTILEAQEDNKKAVQIYSAL
- a CDS encoding amidohydrolase family protein, with translation MTLVIDAHNHLGGPDKGDGMSQNAEDIIARMDAADVDVAIQEAKRCIELGLVGIKLHPKAQQFSIDDPTVYKIAEHVADVSPDIPIIFDNGKPASPNKLIGDLADVFPGLTFILAHMRGGDFIDVTRAHDNIFIQTTGMPGIDVVQECVDELGADRVMMGSDSPYHSMEEEVRKVEALQLSERDKQMVFGGTAIKVLKI